Proteins encoded together in one Lachnospiraceae bacterium JLR.KK008 window:
- a CDS encoding IspD/TarI family cytidylyltransferase: MNIALILAGGTGTRLGASLPKQYIEVKGRPIIGYCLAVFEGHSDVDAVQIVAEDAWHDLITAQTGTKFRGFSKPGRNRQLSIYNGLMDICRYAGEDDIVIIHDAARPLVTARLIADCIRVCAEHDGAIPVLPMKDTVYMAEEGRITSLLERSKVYAGQAPEAFVLGKYRRATERLLPDRILEINGSTEPAIMAGMDIGLVEGEETNSKITTAEDLERFRTMIQNQ; this comes from the coding sequence ATGAATATTGCATTGATACTTGCAGGCGGCACAGGCACACGACTTGGTGCCAGTCTGCCGAAGCAGTACATAGAAGTAAAAGGCAGGCCGATCATTGGGTACTGCCTTGCTGTGTTTGAAGGGCACAGTGATGTGGACGCGGTTCAGATCGTGGCGGAAGATGCCTGGCATGATCTGATCACGGCACAAACGGGGACGAAATTCAGAGGTTTTTCGAAACCGGGCCGGAACAGACAGCTTTCCATATACAATGGACTCATGGACATCTGCAGGTATGCGGGGGAAGACGACATTGTCATTATCCATGACGCAGCCAGACCGCTCGTGACAGCCAGACTGATTGCCGACTGCATCCGCGTCTGCGCGGAACATGACGGAGCGATTCCGGTACTGCCGATGAAAGATACGGTCTATATGGCGGAGGAGGGCCGGATCACCTCTTTGCTGGAACGCAGTAAAGTATATGCCGGGCAGGCGCCGGAGGCCTTTGTGCTCGGCAAATACCGGCGTGCAACAGAAAGACTGCTGCCGGACCGTATACTGGAGATCAACGGGTCCACGGAGCCGGCGATCATGGCCGGCATGGACATTGGCCTGGTGGAGGGAGAGGAAACCAACAGCAAGATTACGACAGCGGAAGATCTGGAGCGGTTTCGTACAATGATTCAAAATCAGTAG
- a CDS encoding MFS transporter — MLQSIRKNYTHTIYAGYIGYITQAIVNNFAPLLFLTFARDYGLTLDKITLITTVNFFVQLLVDLVSAKVMDRIGYRRGVVGAHLFAALGLISMAFLPDVTGNAYLGLMTAVVLYAIGGGAVEVLISPIIESCPTEKKEAAMSLLHSFYCWGHVFVVLVSTAFFKVFGIGSWKILACIWAIIPICNLFYFCLVPLYPVTGEQEALSVGGLLRQKIFWLFLVIMVCAGASEQAMSQWASAFAESGLQVSKTVGDLAGPCAFALLMGSSRAIYARYSEKLPLKKYMKISAVLCVFCYVTAAFSGQAVLGLIGCALCGFAVGIFWPGTFSIAAGRLQGGGTAMYAFMALAGDVGCSGGPTLVGMVANLFDGNIRAGLTAAMIFPILILAGISLLREGKKE; from the coding sequence ATGCTGCAGTCAATCAGAAAAAATTACACACATACAATCTACGCCGGTTATATCGGCTATATCACACAGGCGATTGTTAATAATTTCGCACCGCTGCTTTTCCTCACATTTGCCAGGGATTACGGTCTGACGCTTGATAAGATCACACTGATCACCACAGTCAACTTTTTTGTCCAGCTTTTGGTCGACCTGGTGTCGGCAAAAGTGATGGACCGGATCGGCTACCGAAGGGGAGTCGTCGGCGCGCATCTGTTTGCGGCGCTTGGTCTGATCAGTATGGCGTTCCTGCCCGATGTGACAGGCAATGCGTATCTTGGTCTGATGACAGCGGTCGTGCTCTATGCGATCGGCGGCGGAGCGGTGGAGGTGTTGATCTCCCCGATTATCGAATCGTGCCCGACAGAGAAAAAGGAGGCGGCTATGAGTCTGCTGCATTCTTTTTACTGTTGGGGGCATGTGTTTGTCGTACTGGTATCTACCGCCTTTTTCAAAGTGTTTGGCATTGGGAGCTGGAAAATACTGGCCTGTATCTGGGCAATCATACCCATCTGTAATCTGTTTTATTTTTGCCTTGTGCCGCTCTACCCGGTCACGGGAGAGCAGGAGGCGTTATCTGTTGGCGGCTTGCTGCGGCAGAAGATCTTCTGGTTGTTCCTGGTCATTATGGTATGCGCCGGAGCATCGGAACAGGCGATGAGCCAGTGGGCTTCCGCGTTTGCCGAGTCCGGGCTGCAGGTGAGCAAGACGGTGGGAGACTTGGCGGGTCCCTGTGCGTTCGCTCTGCTGATGGGCAGCTCAAGAGCAATTTATGCCAGATACAGTGAAAAACTGCCGCTGAAGAAATACATGAAAATCAGTGCGGTGCTCTGCGTTTTCTGTTATGTGACGGCGGCCTTTTCCGGACAGGCGGTACTTGGACTGATCGGATGTGCGCTCTGCGGATTTGCAGTGGGCATCTTCTGGCCGGGCACGTTCAGCATAGCCGCCGGACGTCTGCAGGGCGGCGGCACAGCGATGTATGCCTTTATGGCGCTGGCCGGGGATGTGGGCTGCTCCGGCGGACCGACACTGGTGGGAAT
- a CDS encoding iron-containing alcohol dehydrogenase, which yields MNDFNFYTPTQVVFGKEAELRTGALVREQGGSKVLLHYGSGSARRSGLLERIEKSLAEAGLAFTELGGVVPNPRLSLVYEGIALCKRECVDFIVAVGGGSVIDSAKAIGYGVANEGDVWDFYDRKRQAVACLPVGVVLTIAAAGSEMSNSTVITKEEGGIKRGYRNDLSRPKFAVMNPELTMSLPDYQTASGCTDILMHTMERYFTNGGHMELTDSIAEGLMRTVLKQALILRDDPQNFSARAEVMWAGSLSHNGLTGCGGIAGGAGDFAAHALEHELGGMFDVAHGAGLAAIWGSWARYVYRDCLPRFEQFARRVMGVEDGKDAEDTALKGIRAMEDFFRNIGMPTSLKELGLTPSEEQLVELAAKCAVSSGGKKGSAKVLREEDMLAIYRDSLESES from the coding sequence ATGAATGATTTTAATTTCTACACGCCGACGCAGGTCGTATTCGGAAAGGAAGCGGAATTGCGGACAGGGGCACTGGTAAGGGAACAGGGCGGCAGCAAGGTGCTGCTCCACTATGGCAGCGGCAGCGCCAGGAGGTCGGGACTGCTGGAGCGGATTGAGAAGAGTCTTGCGGAAGCGGGGCTGGCCTTTACGGAGCTTGGCGGCGTCGTTCCCAATCCGCGTCTGTCGCTTGTCTATGAGGGAATCGCACTCTGTAAGAGAGAGTGTGTGGACTTTATCGTGGCAGTGGGCGGCGGCAGTGTGATCGATTCTGCCAAGGCGATCGGTTACGGCGTGGCTAACGAGGGTGATGTGTGGGACTTTTATGACAGGAAGAGGCAGGCAGTGGCCTGTCTGCCCGTAGGCGTTGTATTGACGATCGCTGCCGCAGGCAGTGAGATGAGCAATTCCACTGTGATCACGAAGGAAGAAGGCGGTATCAAGAGGGGCTACAGGAATGATCTGAGCCGGCCGAAATTCGCGGTCATGAATCCGGAGCTGACAATGAGCCTGCCTGATTACCAGACGGCTTCAGGCTGTACGGATATTCTGATGCACACGATGGAGCGATACTTTACGAACGGCGGCCATATGGAGCTGACGGACAGTATCGCGGAAGGACTGATGCGCACCGTTTTGAAACAGGCGCTGATCCTGCGGGATGATCCGCAAAATTTTTCAGCCCGGGCGGAAGTTATGTGGGCGGGAAGCCTTTCTCACAATGGACTGACCGGCTGCGGCGGCATTGCGGGCGGAGCAGGTGATTTCGCCGCGCACGCGCTGGAACATGAGCTTGGCGGAATGTTCGATGTGGCGCACGGGGCAGGCCTTGCGGCCATATGGGGCAGCTGGGCCAGATATGTATACCGGGACTGTCTGCCGCGGTTTGAGCAGTTCGCGCGCCGTGTGATGGGCGTGGAAGACGGAAAGGACGCGGAGGATACTGCGCTGAAGGGAATCCGTGCCATGGAGGACTTTTTCCGCAATATCGGTATGCCGACTTCCTTAAAGGAACTGGGCCTTACACCGTCGGAGGAACAGCTTGTGGAACTGGCAGCAAAATGTGCGGTCTCCAGCGGCGGCAAAAAGGGTTCCGCTAAAGTGCTGCGGGAAGAAGATATGCTGGCCATTTACAGAGACAGTCTGGAATCAGAGTCCTGA
- a CDS encoding galactitol-1-phosphate 5-dehydrogenase, translated as MKAYVLHDIGDFRLEEAEKPVPGPGEVLLEVRAAGICGSDIPRIYKTGTYSYPLIPGHEFSGVVAELGEGTDPAWLGRRTGLFPLIPCGRCKPCLHKQYEMCRSYGYIGSRTDGGFAQYVTAPQWNLAALPDNVSYEQGAMLEPMAVAVHAMRRANPKQGERVVICGLGTIGLFLLMFLRERGLENIYAVGNKDIQREKVLGLGLSADHWFDTRSGSVEAWLSEEGHEADLFFDCVGTNEVLAQGIRHTACGGRVVTVGNPASDMTLDRQTYWKILRNQLTVIGTWNSSYTGEEEDDWHYVMSRLAAGTIRPERMITHRLDFAHLIQGFELMRDKREEYVKVMGVF; from the coding sequence ATGAAAGCATATGTGCTGCATGACATCGGTGATTTCAGGCTGGAGGAGGCGGAAAAGCCGGTCCCCGGGCCGGGAGAGGTGCTGCTGGAGGTGCGGGCGGCAGGTATCTGTGGTTCGGATATACCGCGGATTTATAAGACGGGCACTTATTCGTACCCATTGATTCCGGGGCATGAGTTTTCCGGCGTGGTGGCGGAGCTGGGGGAGGGCACAGACCCGGCTTGGCTGGGGCGAAGGACCGGACTCTTTCCATTAATTCCCTGTGGGCGTTGTAAGCCCTGTCTGCATAAGCAGTATGAGATGTGCCGCAGCTACGGTTATATCGGTTCGCGCACGGACGGAGGCTTTGCGCAGTATGTAACAGCGCCGCAGTGGAATCTGGCAGCGCTGCCGGACAATGTCTCCTATGAGCAGGGAGCGATGCTGGAGCCGATGGCGGTGGCAGTACATGCCATGCGGCGCGCCAATCCGAAACAGGGGGAGCGGGTCGTAATCTGCGGTCTGGGGACGATCGGCCTGTTCCTGCTGATGTTCCTGCGGGAGCGGGGGCTGGAAAATATCTATGCTGTCGGCAATAAGGACATACAGAGAGAAAAAGTACTGGGTCTTGGCCTTTCTGCCGATCACTGGTTTGATACGCGGTCAGGCAGTGTGGAAGCGTGGCTTTCAGAGGAAGGGCATGAGGCAGACCTGTTTTTTGACTGTGTGGGAACGAACGAAGTGCTGGCGCAGGGGATCAGACATACGGCCTGCGGCGGCAGGGTAGTGACAGTGGGCAATCCGGCCTCGGATATGACGCTCGACCGGCAGACATACTGGAAGATACTGCGCAATCAGTTGACAGTGATCGGTACATGGAATTCCTCATATACCGGAGAGGAAGAGGATGACTGGCATTATGTAATGAGCCGGCTTGCGGCCGGGACGATCCGGCCGGAGCGGATGATCACACACAGACTGGACTTTGCGCATTTGATACAGGGATTTGAGCTTATGCGGGATAAGAGGGAAGAGTATGTGAAGGTGATGGGAGTCTTTTGA
- a CDS encoding CDP-glycerol glycerophosphotransferase family protein, with amino-acid sequence MNLCKLTDDNLEFLSGKKVYCYEYSSSYMDELAHKFAIADSIEAVIDDNARNQGEHRFGEKKIAVYGSGSLSEIPLDTAVFLITSDYFREAFDVLSGALEERGYGEDIYYFENYETEVEMAYRDRYENTGLENVIVFRSGPHASAYVAGMDFSDNARALFEFMLNKRYNNKYKLVWFVKHPQDFSAYQAVPNVEFLSFDWALSEEEEERERYYRALCLAKYLFFTDAYGFARNCRSDQVRVQLWHGCGFKTRVNFIRCEKRYEYTTVVSEIYSRIHQDIYGLREDQVLITGYAKEDWLFSPVADFVERLSLPAGRKYIFWLPTFRMAREGLDSLNEYELGGQTGLPIVDTIDKCRALNDLLHEEQAVLLVKLHPFQDRLKIADLKMENIVLLDNQELVGKDIQINQLLGCADAMISDYSSAAVDYMILDRPLAFTLDDVEEYGSSRGFVFDNIRDWLPGVELYNFDDFCRFVRETAAGLDLSGEKRRALLRKMHRYGDNRNCERIAEALGI; translated from the coding sequence ATGAATCTCTGTAAGCTCACGGACGACAATTTGGAATTTCTGTCCGGCAAAAAAGTGTACTGTTATGAATATTCTTCTTCTTATATGGATGAATTGGCACATAAATTTGCCATCGCAGACAGCATAGAGGCCGTGATTGATGACAATGCAAGAAATCAGGGAGAGCATCGGTTCGGAGAGAAAAAGATCGCGGTATATGGGAGTGGGTCTCTGTCAGAGATCCCTCTGGATACGGCGGTCTTTTTAATCACTTCCGATTATTTCAGGGAGGCTTTTGACGTATTGTCAGGAGCGCTGGAAGAGAGAGGATATGGCGAAGACATTTATTATTTCGAAAATTATGAGACGGAAGTGGAAATGGCATACCGGGACCGTTATGAGAATACCGGTCTGGAAAATGTGATCGTATTTCGCAGCGGCCCCCATGCTTCCGCCTATGTGGCAGGCATGGATTTTTCTGACAATGCGAGAGCGCTGTTTGAATTTATGCTGAATAAGAGGTATAATAACAAATATAAGCTCGTATGGTTTGTCAAACATCCGCAGGATTTTTCCGCTTATCAGGCCGTTCCCAATGTGGAATTTCTTTCTTTTGACTGGGCATTATCGGAAGAGGAAGAGGAGAGAGAACGCTACTATCGGGCGTTATGCCTTGCGAAGTATCTGTTTTTTACGGATGCCTATGGATTTGCCAGAAACTGCCGCTCCGATCAGGTGAGAGTCCAGCTCTGGCATGGGTGCGGGTTTAAGACGAGAGTCAACTTTATCCGCTGTGAGAAACGTTATGAGTATACGACGGTTGTCAGTGAGATTTATTCGCGGATTCATCAGGATATATATGGCCTGCGGGAAGATCAGGTGTTGATCACAGGCTATGCCAAAGAAGACTGGCTGTTTTCTCCTGTCGCCGACTTTGTGGAGCGGCTATCGCTCCCAGCAGGGAGAAAATACATATTCTGGCTGCCGACGTTCCGCATGGCCAGAGAAGGTCTGGACTCTTTGAATGAATACGAGCTGGGCGGACAGACCGGCCTGCCGATCGTGGATACGATCGACAAGTGCCGGGCGCTGAACGATCTGCTGCATGAGGAACAGGCAGTGCTGCTTGTAAAGCTCCATCCGTTTCAGGACCGTTTGAAGATCGCAGATCTGAAAATGGAAAATATTGTGCTCCTGGATAATCAGGAGCTGGTCGGAAAAGACATCCAGATTAATCAGCTTCTCGGCTGTGCGGACGCGATGATCAGCGACTATTCGTCAGCGGCAGTGGATTATATGATTCTGGACAGACCGCTGGCGTTTACCCTTGACGATGTGGAAGAATATGGCAGCAGCAGAGGATTTGTTTTTGACAATATCAGAGATTGGCTGCCAGGTGTGGAATTGTATAACTTTGATGACTTTTGCCGGTTTGTGAGAGAGACAGCGGCAGGCCTGGATCTTTCCGGGGAAAAGAGACGGGCGCTTCTGCGGAAGATGCACCGGTATGGTGATAACAGAAACTGTGAACGGATTGCAGAGGCGCTTGGTATATGA
- a CDS encoding ribulose-phosphate 3-epimerase, producing the protein MHFEITASMMCADFGNLEREVKDLEAGGIDSFHIDIMDGRYVPNYAMALNDMRYIASVAKKPLDVHLMVEHPNNTVELFIRSLRQGDTIYIHPEAEYHPSTTLQKIINAGLIPGIAINPGTSVETVIEMLRIVKRVLVMTVNPGNAGQMYMPYVGKKITKLLALKEEMDFTMCWDGNCTAEKILEFAPRGMDSFVLGSSLLFGKNRPYGEILEGVRNLKF; encoded by the coding sequence ATGCACTTTGAGATAACGGCATCGATGATGTGCGCCGATTTTGGAAATCTGGAACGGGAAGTAAAAGACCTGGAAGCAGGGGGGATCGATTCCTTTCATATCGATATTATGGATGGGCGGTATGTGCCGAACTATGCGATGGCTCTGAACGATATGCGCTATATCGCCTCTGTGGCCAAAAAGCCGCTGGACGTACATCTGATGGTGGAGCATCCCAACAATACGGTCGAACTCTTTATCCGCTCTCTGCGGCAGGGGGATACGATCTATATCCATCCGGAAGCGGAGTATCATCCGTCGACGACCTTACAGAAAATCATTAACGCCGGACTGATCCCGGGCATTGCCATCAATCCCGGTACAAGCGTGGAGACGGTCATCGAGATGCTCCGTATCGTGAAAAGAGTGCTTGTGATGACAGTCAATCCCGGCAATGCCGGACAGATGTATATGCCTTATGTGGGAAAGAAGATCACAAAACTGCTGGCATTGAAAGAAGAGATGGATTTTACGATGTGCTGGGATGGCAACTGCACGGCGGAGAAGATTCTGGAGTTTGCGCCGAGAGGGATGGACAGCTTCGTTCTCGGTTCCTCGCTGTTATTTGGCAAGAACAGACCTTACGGGGAGATACTGGAAGGAGTACGAAATCTGAAGTTTTAA